A region from the Pelagovum pacificum genome encodes:
- a CDS encoding ABC transporter substrate-binding protein, whose translation MRMFAASTALIFLSMPVLAQEFPLEIEHKFGVTRIEEQPQRVATVDGNGADNILALGLQPVTIEDWYGDYEHGLWPWASPLLTTEPVMLERGNLDFERIVTSDPDVILSLYNSMSNEEYEKLSEIAPVVAVPADRGDWSLSWRERATLTGLATGKLDQAQDGIEAIDARLAEIADAHPEWQGKTALIAWISRDGQLGVYSSHDSRTQLLEQIGFVTPDEINALDGEATASVTISNEAIEILNVDLLVWIDGDGDVSSITELPGRDFIEPHVDGREVVFTKEVTGALSYGSLLSLPYAFDRLEAGIVAALDGDPSTNDDDRPDSW comes from the coding sequence ATGCGCATGTTCGCTGCTTCCACCGCCCTAATCTTTCTCTCTATGCCGGTGCTGGCACAGGAATTTCCCTTGGAGATCGAGCACAAGTTCGGGGTGACCCGCATTGAGGAGCAGCCGCAGCGGGTGGCGACGGTCGACGGCAACGGGGCAGACAATATTCTCGCCCTTGGTCTGCAGCCGGTTACCATCGAAGACTGGTATGGTGACTACGAGCACGGCCTCTGGCCGTGGGCGTCGCCGCTGCTGACGACCGAACCCGTCATGCTGGAACGAGGCAACTTGGATTTCGAGCGGATCGTGACATCCGACCCCGACGTGATTTTGTCGCTCTACAATTCCATGTCGAACGAAGAGTACGAGAAGCTTAGCGAAATCGCCCCTGTCGTTGCGGTCCCTGCTGATCGGGGAGACTGGAGCTTGTCCTGGCGGGAGCGGGCTACGCTCACTGGGTTGGCCACCGGCAAGCTCGATCAGGCACAGGACGGCATCGAGGCGATCGATGCGCGGCTGGCCGAGATCGCCGATGCTCATCCCGAATGGCAGGGAAAGACAGCCCTGATTGCCTGGATCTCTCGTGATGGTCAGCTCGGCGTGTACTCATCGCACGATTCTCGTACCCAGTTGCTCGAGCAAATTGGGTTCGTGACGCCTGACGAGATCAATGCGCTGGACGGCGAGGCAACCGCATCCGTCACGATCAGCAACGAGGCGATTGAGATCCTGAATGTCGACCTGTTGGTCTGGATCGATGGTGACGGAGACGTCTCGTCGATCACCGAGCTTCCAGGCCGCGACTTTATTGAACCCCATGTTGATGGCCGGGAAGTCGTGTTTACTAAGGAGGTCACTGGAGCGCTCTCCTATGGATCACTCCTCAGCCTGCCATACGCTTTCGATCGTCTCGAGGCCGGCATCGTAGCAGCCCTTGATGGCGACCCGTCCACGAATGACGATGACCGACCTGACTCTTGGTGA
- a CDS encoding DUF3800 domain-containing protein yields MAKRNYIIYSDESDRKGKYFSNFFGGVLLKAEDREEIDALLTAKKIELNLNGEIKWEKVTANYLEKYKEFISFYFTFVATSRLRIRLMFTQNIHVPKGLTREQVDEQYLRLYYQFYKHGFGIKYCNPNSLDRVYFHIFPDQLPESSAKIADFKSRVSNIPNANDMRGINVFIPKRHINDIDSSQHVILQGLDIILGSVCAQLNGKLYIKPEGARRRGKRTIAKEKLYRHINSEIQNITPRLFNIGANTGSPNGPTDRWDNPYRHWLFKPTDHEVDLRFAKGGNRVG; encoded by the coding sequence ATGGCGAAGAGAAACTACATCATATACAGCGATGAATCGGATCGAAAAGGTAAGTACTTTTCCAATTTCTTTGGGGGCGTATTGCTCAAGGCTGAAGATAGAGAAGAAATTGACGCACTGCTTACTGCAAAAAAGATCGAACTCAACCTTAACGGCGAAATCAAGTGGGAGAAGGTAACAGCCAACTATCTAGAAAAATATAAAGAATTTATCTCTTTCTATTTCACATTTGTGGCAACCTCACGCCTTCGAATTCGGCTCATGTTCACGCAAAATATTCACGTCCCCAAAGGCCTAACGCGCGAACAGGTTGATGAGCAATATCTACGCTTGTATTATCAGTTTTATAAGCATGGGTTCGGAATAAAGTACTGCAATCCCAATAGCCTAGATCGAGTCTATTTCCACATCTTTCCAGATCAATTGCCTGAGAGCTCTGCGAAGATTGCGGACTTCAAGTCACGGGTAAGCAACATACCAAACGCTAACGATATGCGTGGTATAAACGTCTTCATACCGAAGCGCCACATTAACGATATTGATTCATCACAGCACGTAATACTGCAAGGACTAGACATTATTCTAGGATCGGTCTGCGCCCAATTGAATGGAAAGCTCTACATCAAGCCAGAGGGCGCCCGTCGAAGAGGCAAGAGAACCATCGCAAAAGAGAAGCTATATCGACATATTAATTCAGAGATACAGAATATCACACCTCGACTATTCAACATTGGAGCCAACACTGGTTCGCCCAACGGACCGACTGACCGTTGGGATAATCCATATCGCCATTGGCTATTCAAGCCCACTGATCATGAGGTAGACCTAAGGTTCGCTAAAGGCGGAAATAGGGTTGGATAG
- a CDS encoding site-specific integrase, translating to MPLEPYQRGKTWWVRGRIEYDGQPVTDYFRSSTGASSEAGARAWISEETERQVRRYLLGDEASLTFADAVLLYPAKPAEAKFLLKVLPELGHLPVKKITPQQVRDLGSKLYPSAATDTWKRQVITPVSAVINHAHDLGKCPPIRIRGYSSQQRIDQDKLRGKQSRLPKNAGSWPWIRSVQAHSNVYVSAGLEFMFETGCRIGQLVEIRPKDLDLMKRRVWLQAQKGHDAQWVAISTEMVVTLANLKPRRPHNRRDGYRLDARVFGYSNRSGFTSALKTACKAAKVEYLSPHQAGRHGFYTELRVRQGVDSLSAARAGRWSNAALPDRVYARVEMSDSEAREHIRSTGSVARSRTQ from the coding sequence ATGCCGCTCGAACCATACCAACGAGGCAAGACGTGGTGGGTCCGCGGCCGCATCGAATACGATGGCCAGCCAGTCACCGACTACTTCCGCAGCAGCACAGGCGCATCTTCAGAAGCAGGCGCAAGGGCGTGGATCTCAGAGGAGACGGAGCGGCAAGTCCGTCGTTACCTCCTTGGCGACGAAGCGAGCCTGACCTTCGCCGACGCGGTGCTGCTTTACCCTGCGAAGCCGGCCGAGGCGAAATTCCTTCTGAAGGTACTGCCTGAGCTCGGCCACCTGCCAGTGAAAAAGATCACGCCACAACAGGTCAGGGATCTTGGTTCGAAGCTCTACCCGAGCGCCGCGACAGACACCTGGAAACGTCAGGTGATCACGCCGGTGTCCGCCGTCATCAACCACGCCCACGATCTCGGAAAGTGTCCGCCGATCCGCATCAGGGGGTACTCGTCGCAGCAGCGCATCGATCAGGACAAGCTCCGAGGAAAGCAGAGCCGCCTTCCAAAAAATGCCGGCAGCTGGCCTTGGATACGATCGGTGCAGGCGCACTCCAACGTCTATGTATCAGCGGGACTGGAGTTCATGTTCGAGACTGGGTGCCGGATCGGACAACTTGTCGAAATTCGACCGAAGGACCTCGACCTGATGAAGCGTCGCGTCTGGCTCCAGGCTCAGAAGGGACATGACGCTCAGTGGGTCGCCATATCGACCGAGATGGTCGTCACTTTAGCCAACCTCAAGCCCAGGCGCCCGCACAACCGCCGAGATGGCTATCGGCTGGATGCACGGGTCTTTGGTTACTCGAATCGATCGGGCTTCACGTCCGCGCTCAAGACGGCATGTAAGGCGGCCAAGGTCGAATACCTGTCGCCACACCAGGCGGGGCGACATGGATTCTACACCGAGCTGCGGGTGCGACAGGGCGTTGATAGCCTCAGCGCCGCGCGAGCTGGCCGCTGGTCGAATGCTGCGCTGCCGGACCGGGTCTATGCGAGGGTCGAAATGTCAGACAGTGAAGCTCGTGAACACATTAGGTCAACGGGCTCTGTAGCGCGATCCCGAACACAATAA